The Scyliorhinus torazame isolate Kashiwa2021f chromosome 7, sScyTor2.1, whole genome shotgun sequence genome has a window encoding:
- the LOC140427432 gene encoding actin-1-like, giving the protein MIKMMSNPAVIIDNGSGLCKSGIVGDSIPTSVIPSIVGCSKSTKGSRNANLKDYYVGKAAQARKDVLSLKYPIERGIVTSWEEMEMIWRYIYGFELRVKSKERPVLLTAAPLTSFFNRERMAEIMFEGFSVPAMFLAIPATLALYTSGRTRGVVLDSGYGITDAVPIYEGYYLPDAVQRLNLAGSDITEALWRLMLTNGHTFSEKMEIEIVQEIKEKLSYISLDPKQESKKPAEELQHEYQLPDGTRIVLRNELFGAPELLFTPDSIGLKETGVHKLMLNSITKCEQQLHKELFSNMLLCGGSTLFPGMEERLLKDIKLHTPSGVQVKVIAPPERNYSVWVGASILTSLASFKHMWITFNDYNDFGPSVVNKRCF; this is encoded by the coding sequence ATGATCAAAATGATGTCTAACCCCGCTGTGATCATTGACAACGGATCTGGACTCTGCAAATCTGGAATAGTCGGTGACAGCATCCCTACATCAGTTATACCGTCCATTGTGGGCTGCTCCAAATCTACAAAGGGATCACGTAATGCCAATCTCAAAGACTATTACGTTGGAAAAGCTGCCCAAGCGAGAAAAGATGTCTTGTCTTTGAAGTATCCGATTGAACGTGGCATAGTGACTTCCTGGGAGGAGATGGAGATGATCTGGAGATATATATATGGTTTTGAACTGCGTGTGAAATCAAAAGAGAGGCCAGTTTTGTTGACCGCTGCCCCATTGACATCGTTCTTCAATCGAGAAAGGATGGCTGAAATCATGTTTGAAGGATTTTCCGTACCGGCTATGTTTCTCGCGATCCCAGCTACATTAGCACTTTATACATCAGGCCGTACTCGTGGTGTAGTTTTGGATAGTGGGTATGGAATAACTGATGCCGTGCCTATCTATGAGGGCTACTACCTTCCAGATGCTGTACAAAGGCTTAACCTGGCAGGAAGCGATATCACCGAAGCTCTTTGGAGGCTCATGTTGACAAACGGCCACACTTTCTCTGAGAAAATGGAGATAGAGATTGTCCAAGAAATCAAGGAAAAACTATCCTACATCTCCCTTGATCCTAAACAGGAGAGCAAGAAGCCAGCTGAAGAACTCCAACATGAGTACCAGCTGCCAGACGGCACTCGGATTGTGCTCAGGAATGAACTGTTTGGGGCGCCAGAGTTGCTCTTTACGCCTGACAGTATAGGATTGAAGGAAACTGGAGTTCACAAGCTCATGTTAAACAGTATTACCAAATGTGAGCAACAACTGCACAAAGAACTCTTTAGCAACATGCTACTATGTGGCGGCTCAACCCTCTTCCCAGGAATGGAGGAACGCCTGCTCAAGGATATCAAGCTGCACACTCCCAGTGGAGTACAAGTCAAAGTCATCGCTCCACCAGAAAGAAACTATTCTGTATGGGTGGGAGCCTCGATTTTAACAAGTTTGGCATCCTTCAAGCATATGTGGATCACTTTCAATGATTACAATGACTTTGGGCCATCTGTGGTGAACAAGAGGTGTTTTTAA